The bacterium sequence TGCCTTTTTGGGGGATGCTGATAAGAATTCCGGCCATACTCTTGGCCTTGACGGTCCACGAGTACTGCCATGCCAGGGTTGCTCGGGCCATGGGGGATCCCACGGCAAGCAGCCAAGGGCGAATGACCCTTAATCCTTTGAGTCACATTGATCCCATGGGCTTTCTGTGCCTCCTGCTGGTTGGATTCGGATGGGCCAAGCCAGTGCCAGTTAATCCGTTTTTCTTTCCCAACCCCAGAAGGGGAATGATGTGGTCATCAGCAGCAGGCCCCTTGGCCAACCTGGCGGCTGCAGTTGTCTGTGCAGGCATTTTCAGGGGCCTAGGCAGCCCAGAAGGGTTCTTGGGAGGACTTCTGGCAATGAGCATTTTCTACAACATAACCCTGGCCCTTTTCAATCTTCTACCCATCTATCCATTGGACGGGTCTCATGTGCTCAAGGGCCTTGTGAGCCCAAAGGCTGCCTATGTGCTTGGCAGATATGACAGGGTGTTCATGTATGGGCTTTTTGGAGTGATTCTCTTGGACGCTCTTTTTGACACACGCTTGATGGGAAGGCTCTTGATGCAGCCCGTGTTGGAGATCTTTGCCTTGCTGGGAGGCAAAGAGGCCTTGGTGGCGCTGGTCAAGATTTTCCGTTGAGTCGAGAAAATCTGGCTTAAGAATCAGGAGGGAAATCTGTGAAGCGGGTCTTCAGCGGCATACAACCAACAGGAGAGATCCATCTGGGTAACTATCTGGGGGCAATCAGGGAATGGGTCAGGCTGCTGGATGAATATGACTGCATTTACTGCATAGTTGACTACCACGCCATGACCATTCCTTACGATCCAAAACATATGGCCGAAAGAGCCTTGGATGCAGCCTTGGTGAACATTGCTTGCGGTTTGGACCCTGGTAAATGCACCTTGTTCGTGCAGTCTCATGTGCCTCAGCACACAGAGTTGGCGTGGGTTTTCAACTGCGTGACCCCTCTGGGAGATCTGGAGCGTATGACCCAGTTCAAGCAGAAATCGCAGCAGCACCGGGAAAACGTCAGCGCCGGGCTCTTGGACTACCCGGTATTGCAGGCAGCTGACATCTTGCTTTACAAGGCTGGTTTTGTACCAGTAGGGGTGGACCAAGTCCAACATGTGGAGTTGACCAGGGAGATAGCCAGGCGGTTCAACCAGAGATTTGGAGAGGTCTTCCCAGAGCCCAGGGCCTTGGTGTCCACCACTCCAAAGGTGCTTGGCCTAGACGGCAAGGCAAAGATGTCCAAGAGCCTGAACAACTACATAGGGCTTCTGGAACCTCCTGAGCAGATTTGGGAGAAGCTGCGCACAGCAGCTACGGATGTGCACAGAGTTCGGCGCTCTGATCCCGGACACCCCGAGGAATGCAATATTTTCACCATGCACAGGGCCCTCAGCCCGCAAGAGAGGGTAGAGTGGTCCAAACAAGGCTGTGAGACGGCCAGCATAGGTTGCATTGATTGCAAGAAGGAACTCTTCATCCACATGAAAGAAGAGCTGCAACCCATTCAGGAAAGAGCCATGGCTCTAAGGGCCAATCCCCAGAAGGTAAAAGACGCCTTGAGGACAGGAGCCCAAAGATGCAGACAGATTGCCAGCGAGGTCATGGAAGAGGTCAGGAGGAAAACCGGTCTGCTCTCGATCTCTGATCTGTAAGCCAGATGTGGGAGGGTGGGGTGGAGTGCACGGTTAAACTGGAGGTGTTCGAGGGCCCCCTTGATCTGCTGCTTCATCTCATTCGCAAGAACCAGTTGGACATTCACGATATTCCCATGGCCCTAATAACTGAGCAGTACCTGGAATATCTGAGCCTGATGCGCTCTTTGAACCTGGATCTGGCAAGCGATTATCTGGTTATGGCAGCCACCTTGGTTCACATAAAGAGCAGGATGCTGCTGCCCCAAACAGAGGAGAATCCAGAGGCAGAAGAGAACAAGGAGACCGAGGATCCCAGGGCTGAGTTGGTGAGAAGGCTTCTGGAATATGAAAAATACAAGGAGGCAGCACGGGGGCTTGGGATTCGCTCCATGCTGGGCAGGGATGTGTTCTCCAGGCCGGAAAAAGCCCTGGAGGAATTGCAAGGGCAGGCAGACCCCCTTGAGGAAATGGAGGTGGGGATATTCGAGCTGGTGGAAGCCTTTGGACGGGTCATGGCAGCTAGAAGATGGGATGGAAGCGCCCTGGATCTGGATGTGGAAAGGCTTAGCCTGGCCGATCGCATAAGACAAATGGCCGAGATTCTCATGGCAAGGCCACAAGGGATCTTCTTTGAAGAGCTATTTGAGGGGAATCCCACCCGAACAGAGCTTGTGATCAGCTTTCTTGCCCTCCTGGAGATGTTGAAGCTCAGAATGGTCAGAGCATACCAGGCTGTGGGATTTGGAACCATCAGGATCATGCCTGTATGAGCTTTGGATTTCCGAGGCCATCCCTGCCGGACATGATTTTCCCCATGGAATTCTTCCCGGTCCAACCTGAAGATGGTTAAAGGTAAGTAGGATTTCAGGCTGTGGCGCCCAGGGAAACGGATTCTCCAGAATGATCCGGGCTAAAGAGACCCTGATATAGAGGCCTTTGGGTGGTGATCTTGGGACTCACGCCACTTTTGGGGGCAGGTTCAATCTGGCAAAGGGATTCTGTACATGCTGAGGTCTTTTCCCAGCTCTGCTCCTGGGTGTTTTTCTCTGGCCGCTTCCTCCATGGCCCTGAGCTCTGATTCCTCCTTGTACCTTGGGCTTAGATGCACCAGCACCACCTTTTTGGATCCTGATCTGGAAGCCACGCGGGCCGCATCATCAGCTGTCATGTGGCCCCTTTGGGCAGCCTCCTGAGAATGCTGAGGAAGAAACATGCCGTCTAAGAAGGCTGCATCCGCTTCCCGGCAAAGTCTATAGATCCCTTTGCAGGCCTTGGTGTCCACAGCATAACATATGCTCCTTCCCCTTCTGGGAGCACCTGCCACCTGATGGGGGGTCACCCTGGTTCCATTGTGCAGGAGCACCTCTGATCCCCTTTGAAGTTCCCCCCACATGGGCCCCTCAGGTACTCCCAGCTTTCTTGCCATATCCGGCTTGAACTTGCCTGGCCTTTGATGTTCCTCCAGTCGAAAACCCAGACAGAAGGTGGTGTGGTTCAAGGGGTGCCATGAGATACGAACCAGATCGTCTTCATAAGGCTCCTGGAGGCAGTCTTGTGTCCATTCCACGTAAGTCACAGGAAAGCTCAGGTGGAAACGCAGGGCCTGGTGAATTCCTTTCAAGAAATCCTCGGTACCCGGCGGACCCAAGATGGTGAGAGGGCCTGGATCCTCCAGCTGGGCTCGCATCATCAGAATTCCCGGCACACCCAGGCAGTGATCTCCATGGAGATGGCTCAAAGCCAGCAGCCTTAAGCTCTTTATCCCTATGCCCGCCTTCTTGAGGGCTATTTGGGTGCCCTCGCCCGCATCGAACATGTAAAGGGCACCCTGGAGGCGAACCACCAAAGAGGTGAGATATCGGTAGGGCATGGGCATCATCCCCCCGGAACCCAGCAAGAAACACTCCATGGGATCTCATTCACTCCTTCCTAAAGATGAAGGCCCCACACGGGCACATCAAGCCAAGTCATTGATAAGCATTGGGCATGTCGGGCTGACAAAATGGTAACTCAAGCCGAATATGGGTGTCTCGAAAGAGCAATGGGTTTGTGCCTTGCGCTCAAGAATATGCTCCAAGCCTTGAGATCCAGGCTCCCCAAACCTTTTGCCTTGTTCAAGCATCTAGGCCAGGGGTCCGGGGAGCAGACCCTCTCCTCCAGGGGTGTTAGGAAAGTCTTCCATGGAGGCGCAAGCAACAGGACAAATCCAAGCCTCTCAGGAAGGGGTTACCCCTTTCTTATAAAAGGCTACCATCTGCCTGCAGGTGATGGGCTTGATCTTGGAAGCATTGCCGGCCTGTCCAAAGGCTATCATCCTTTCCATGCATACCTTTTTCATGGCAGCCCGGGCTTCCCCCAGGTAATCCCTTGGGTCGAACTTCTCTGGAAATTCTGCGAAGACCCTGCGTATGGCACCGGTCATGGCGAGCCTGTTGTCTGTGTCCACATTTATTTTCCTTACCCCGTGCTTTATTCCCCTTTGGATTTCCTCCACTGGGACCCCGTATGTTTCCTTGATTTTCCCGCCATATTTGCGAATTATCTCGAGAAGTTCCTGTGGTACGCTGGAAGAGCCGTGCATGACGAGGTGTGTGTTGGGAATCCTGCGGTGAATCTCCTCTATGAGGCTCATTACCAGGACTTCGCCCGTAGGGGGCCTGGAGAATTTGTAAGCCCCATGGCTGGTGCCAATGGCCACGGCCAGAGCATCCACCCCTGTGTCTTGCACGAACTGTTCGGCCTGTTCAGGGTCGGTCAAATGCCTTCTGGCCTCTTCCCCGCTGAGTCCGGCTCCATGGCCATCTTCTATGCCACCCAGAGTTCCTATCTCGCCCTCCACCGTGACCCCCTTGCGGTGAGCGGCCCTTACCACCTCACGGGTTACCTTCACATTATATTCGTATGAGCTGGGGGTCTTGCCATCCTCCATAAGCGAACCGTCCATCATGACGCTGGTGAAACCCTGTTTTATGGCGCTGAAACAGGTCTCAGGTGAATTGCCATGGTCCAGGTGCATGGCTATGGGAAGCTCTGGGTAAAGCTCTGCTGCCGCAAGCATCAGATGGCGCAGGAAAGCGTCGTTGGTGTACTTGCGGGCTCCTCTGGAAGCCTGAATTATTACCGGAGACTCTGTCTGCCTGGCTGCCTCCATGATGGCTTGAATCTGCTCCATGTTGTTCACGTTGAAAGCCGCGATACCATATCCATTCTCAGCCGCATGATCCAAGAGTATTCTCATGGGAACCAGCATTGCTTTATCCTCTCCTTGGCCTTTTTCCATCTTGCCCCAGGTGGCTGGGGCAAGGCCTTGCTGATAGTGGGAGTATAGGAGATGAGCCGAAGGGAGTCAAACCTTGGCATCCCAATTCTTTTTTGCCTGCCTGCTGGGCCTCTAAGATTGGGGGAGCCTCAGCACATGCTGGGCGTTGGTCAGGACCTCCTGGGAGAAGCCCAGGGCCTTTATGACCTTGAGATTCCTGTCCAGGGGGTTGGAAGTCAACATTGCGTCCGCCCATTCCTCCAAATTCATCTCGCCTGCAGCCCCGGGCCAAAGTGGGCTCACCGGGATGGGATAATCGCTACCCAGAATCAGTCTCTCATGGGGAAGCTCCCGCAGGATCTTCCTTAGAATCCCCACCCGGTGAGGGAAAGGGGCTGACAGGGCCGAGACGTCTGCGTAAAGCGCCCATCCCTCTTTTTGGGCCTGAGCCATGAGGTCTATGAACATCTCGGTGTAATCCTCGTCTCTGCTGAAAACAGGCAGGGCGCAATGGGCGGCTATGACCGTGACACCTTCCTCCAAGGCGAACACCATCCTGGAAGGATCGTCAAAGGCGCGGAACTCCTCTTCTGGTTCAGGGCAGGGCACTGCATGCTCTGCCCCGGCATGGCATAGAAGGGGAAGCCCAAGCTCTGCAAGCTTTCTATAAAAGGAGAGATAGCGCTTGCGGCTTGGATTTATGCCTTGGGAAGACGGAATCCATTTGAGCAAAACCGCTCCCAACTCCACAACCCTTTCCAGCTCCTCTAGGGCGTCAGGTCTGTCCGGATGGACCGAGGCGCCCAACAAGCTTCTGGGTTCAAGGCTTACCATCCTTGCCACATGGTCATTGGGCACGTAAAGGTGCGTCTTGTGTGGAAGCGCTCTGCCCTGATTGTCATGAATCATGTCCAAAGCCAAGAACACGGCTCTTTGGACCA is a genomic window containing:
- a CDS encoding segregation/condensation protein A produces the protein MECTVKLEVFEGPLDLLLHLIRKNQLDIHDIPMALITEQYLEYLSLMRSLNLDLASDYLVMAATLVHIKSRMLLPQTEENPEAEENKETEDPRAELVRRLLEYEKYKEAARGLGIRSMLGRDVFSRPEKALEELQGQADPLEEMEVGIFELVEAFGRVMAARRWDGSALDLDVERLSLADRIRQMAEILMARPQGIFFEELFEGNPTRTELVISFLALLEMLKLRMVRAYQAVGFGTIRIMPV
- a CDS encoding amidohydrolase family protein, coding for MVIDVHVHVAGTGSHSSCFISEKLRKSPAYLLMLATTGHLFGTVNDETIQEHILQTLRGASLVQRAVFLALDMIHDNQGRALPHKTHLYVPNDHVARMVSLEPRSLLGASVHPDRPDALEELERVVELGAVLLKWIPSSQGINPSRKRYLSFYRKLAELGLPLLCHAGAEHAVPCPEPEEEFRAFDDPSRMVFALEEGVTVIAAHCALPVFSRDEDYTEMFIDLMAQAQKEGWALYADVSALSAPFPHRVGILRKILRELPHERLILGSDYPIPVSPLWPGAAGEMNLEEWADAMLTSNPLDRNLKVIKALGFSQEVLTNAQHVLRLPQS
- a CDS encoding ribonuclease Z, which translates into the protein MECFLLGSGGMMPMPYRYLTSLVVRLQGALYMFDAGEGTQIALKKAGIGIKSLRLLALSHLHGDHCLGVPGILMMRAQLEDPGPLTILGPPGTEDFLKGIHQALRFHLSFPVTYVEWTQDCLQEPYEDDLVRISWHPLNHTTFCLGFRLEEHQRPGKFKPDMARKLGVPEGPMWGELQRGSEVLLHNGTRVTPHQVAGAPRRGRSICYAVDTKACKGIYRLCREADAAFLDGMFLPQHSQEAAQRGHMTADDAARVASRSGSKKVVLVHLSPRYKEESELRAMEEAAREKHPGAELGKDLSMYRIPLPD
- a CDS encoding site-2 protease family protein, producing MPFWGMLIRIPAILLALTVHEYCHARVARAMGDPTASSQGRMTLNPLSHIDPMGFLCLLLVGFGWAKPVPVNPFFFPNPRRGMMWSSAAGPLANLAAAVVCAGIFRGLGSPEGFLGGLLAMSIFYNITLALFNLLPIYPLDGSHVLKGLVSPKAAYVLGRYDRVFMYGLFGVILLDALFDTRLMGRLLMQPVLEIFALLGGKEALVALVKIFR
- the trpS gene encoding tryptophan--tRNA ligase produces the protein MKRVFSGIQPTGEIHLGNYLGAIREWVRLLDEYDCIYCIVDYHAMTIPYDPKHMAERALDAALVNIACGLDPGKCTLFVQSHVPQHTELAWVFNCVTPLGDLERMTQFKQKSQQHRENVSAGLLDYPVLQAADILLYKAGFVPVGVDQVQHVELTREIARRFNQRFGEVFPEPRALVSTTPKVLGLDGKAKMSKSLNNYIGLLEPPEQIWEKLRTAATDVHRVRRSDPGHPEECNIFTMHRALSPQERVEWSKQGCETASIGCIDCKKELFIHMKEELQPIQERAMALRANPQKVKDALRTGAQRCRQIASEVMEEVRRKTGLLSISDL
- the fba gene encoding class II fructose-bisphosphate aldolase (catalyzes the reversible aldol condensation of dihydroxyacetonephosphate and glyceraldehyde 3-phosphate in the Calvin cycle, glycolysis, and/or gluconeogenesis), translating into MLVPMRILLDHAAENGYGIAAFNVNNMEQIQAIMEAARQTESPVIIQASRGARKYTNDAFLRHLMLAAAELYPELPIAMHLDHGNSPETCFSAIKQGFTSVMMDGSLMEDGKTPSSYEYNVKVTREVVRAAHRKGVTVEGEIGTLGGIEDGHGAGLSGEEARRHLTDPEQAEQFVQDTGVDALAVAIGTSHGAYKFSRPPTGEVLVMSLIEEIHRRIPNTHLVMHGSSSVPQELLEIIRKYGGKIKETYGVPVEEIQRGIKHGVRKINVDTDNRLAMTGAIRRVFAEFPEKFDPRDYLGEARAAMKKVCMERMIAFGQAGNASKIKPITCRQMVAFYKKGVTPS